In Antennarius striatus isolate MH-2024 chromosome 20, ASM4005453v1, whole genome shotgun sequence, the genomic window TCATCTTGATGTTTGGATCCGACCGGCCCGCCCACTTCCTTCATCCACATCCCAGCTCATGTTCATCCtctccatcatcatcgtcgtcttCATCCCCCTCAGACCTCCTCGCTGTGGTCCAGAGCAAACGGATCTTTACGACAGCTGCTTCATGTCGTACACCCGCACCTCAGACTCCGCCTCCTTGCTGTCATCGTCGGCCATCTTGCCGGCGTCTCTGCGGCCCTTGGGGGGCGGGACAGGCGCGGCGCCCTCGGCGGCGCCCTCGGCCCCCTCCTGGCCCTCCGCCACCGTCCTCTCCTTCTTCAGGTTGAGCTTGGCCGGGACGTTCTTGGCGATGGTCTCCTTCAGCCGCTCGCCCGACTGCTTCAGCCGCTCGCCCGACTGGCGGATCTTCTCGCGGCGCTCGGCCGTCACGATGCGCTCCCCCAGCTTGTTGACCTTGCTGCCCAGGTTCTCGCGCGTCTTGTTCATGTTGGTCTTGGAGAAGGTGGCCTTGAAGCTCTCCATGCGCGTCAGCCCGGTCTTCTTCATGCGCCCGGCGGACGatgactccgcctcctccaccaccaTGTACTCCTCATCTGACTCAGGCGGGAGCTCGAACTTGTCCGGCTCCACGTCGGGTCGGGGGGCGGCGCCGCCGCCGGAGTCGGCCGGTTCGTTACCCGGCGTGACAGACTTCACCTCCTGGTCGCCCTGAGGGACAAGAACACACACCAGACTGGGTGAATGGACCTGCGTCctgatgctaacgctagcagtAGCATGGCTAATGCTagaattagcattagcatctgcTTTCATTGCTAGCAAAACTGTAAAAGTATAGTGTTAGTAGCTTTATCTTTGATTTGGAGGTCCTGTTGCTCCTCCCTGAGCACCTGTTAGCTTCCACGTTAGCATCGCCAGCACTAGCACTGTCACAATGACCCCAAAACTTAACGTCAAATAGCTGAAAACGAGTTTAGATGTTGATGTCAGGTTTAAACGGGTCTCTGGTTAAAGTGTGTCATGGACACCGTTAGCATGAAGCTAATCCCGCCTCCAGAAATAAACCCTAGCACCTGTTTGTGCAGCTCAGCTGCAGGGAACATACCAGGACCAGCGCCGGATCACTTTCAGCTCCAGAACGCGTCGTGACATCATCTGCCCCGGGTCGGGTTACTGAACATGAaggaacctggactgtttcattgtgtgaacctggactgtttcactgtgtgaacctggactgtttcactgtgtgaacctggactgtttcactgtgtgaacctggactgtttcactgtgtgaacctggactgtttcactgcgtgaacctggactgtttcactgcgtgaacctggactgtttcactgcgtgaacctggactgtttcactgcgtgaacctggactgtttcactgcgtgaacctggactgtttcactgcgtgaaactggactgtttcactgtgtgaacctggactgttccaGTCAGGAAACATTTCCTGTTGAtggatttgttttctgttaaactgtgtgtgtgtgggggggggctgtgtaCTGTGGGGGTGAAAGGTCATGAGACCCATCAAACCTATGACATCACAGCTTCTGGTCTGGCTGAGAGGATTTCCTCCATCAGTCTCACTAAAAGATGTCGGGACCAATCAGATGGCGGTTAGCAGCTAGTGGGCGGATCTGTAGCCCCGCCAAGGGGAGGGGCAGACAGCTGACAGTCATATTAGGAAATGGTGGCGGTTCCGACTCAGAATAACCCGTCTGTCAGCTGACAGGACGGTTTCACCTGAAGGGTGTGAAGGGTTTTGATTGGTTGtgtagggggcggggcttgaaaCCAGTTTCCTCATTTCCTAAATGACTCCCAGTTCTGATCACatccagaacaagaaccaacCGGTTCTGTGAAATAGTCCCTGGTACTCGGTGTGCTAGTATTGTGTAAGCTAGCATGCAGCTAGCATGCAAATAGCATGCAGCTAGCATGCTGTCTCAGATGTGGATCCGACCTTTAGAACCTTTAGCAGCTTTAGGGCTCAGATAACGGGGTCACCATTGTACCGGCAGCTGCTGACTGTGAAGGCCAACCAAGTAAAATGAGccctagagtgtgtgtgtgtgtgtgtgtgtgtgtgtgtgtgtgtgtgtgtgtgtgtgtgtgtgtgtgtgtgtgtgtgtgtgtgtgtgtgtgtgtgtgtgtgtgtgtgtgtgtgtgtgtgtgtgttgctattTCCGCTTCAGGAATGAACGGGACCGTCGGTTTATGTTCCTGCTGAAGGAACTCGGGTCTCAACGGACGGCGTCATTCCAGAAAGTCCCACTGGACCTGATATTTACGTCTGTTGTCCAGGTCCTTGAACGCATCACGTGGACTCaaaccagctcctcctcctcatccagaACCACCTGGACTCCCCTGATCAGACTGGACCTGAACCTGACAAAGTCCTTTAACCAGATTAAACCTAGTGGACCTCTGTCAGAGACTCTTGGAGACTCAGGGTCCTCCATGTCTCGTCCAACCCAACGGTTCTGGACTTCTTTGGTCCCTTCCTGGTCCTGAACCCTTTGGATCTGATCATGTGACCCTTCAACTTTAACGAAGAGAACTTTTAGCTGTTGTTTGGTCGAGGTGTCCTGACCTAGAAGACTATCAAGAGTCCACCGACCCAACGAGACAACCCGTTTGACCACAACCCAACGAGGTCTTACCTGGTAAATGACCACCCTGAACTTGTTCTTGGCCAGGAGGTCACCCTGGGTGGCCTCCACCTTCTTCACCCTGACGTTCTGGTTCTCCACCCGCACCCTGACATCCTTGATGTGACGGCCCACTTTACGTGTCTTCTCCAGCAGCCGGTCGACGGTGGAGCTGGTGTTGGCGTGGTCGTTGGTCAGCTTGACCACGTCGGCCTGGATGGTCTTGACGGTGgtctccagctccagctgacGCTCCTCCATGCGCTGCTGGGTGGTCTGGACCGACTCCATGAGGCCCGCCACGCGCTCCAGCAGCGCCATGATGCCGCCGTGGTCGTCGCCACCGCTGCCCGCCGGCAGCCCGGGTTTGTCCGTCATGGTTGGGGTAGTTCCTGGATCAGAGCACCAGGGAGGGTGGATGCATCAGAAGCTCCAGGAGGTGAGAAGCAGGAACCGGTCTGCAACTGGAGGTTGCCCCTGGAACTGGTCAGATCAACTGATAGACTCCACCCTGCTgggacggggggtggggggcgacAGGAGGGAGGGACGGGTGAAGCTAAAACGGGTGACTCAGAGCTGTCAGAGTCCAACTCGCACTTATCCCAAGTCTAGATTCCAGATTTGTGGGATTGGAATTCCGGATTAAGGAGACGTTCTTGAGATATTCCAGAAAGACGGAGACCGACCTGACCCCCGAGTCTCTGCCGCTAAATATACGAGGGGGGTTAAGAGACTCCTGCTCCTGTTTGGGAGATGAGTGTATTAAAAGGAAtgggccccgccccctcaccccCTTCCCCCTCCATCGTCAATCTATCAGCGATCTATCTAATCCCCCCCCTCCAGGTTTAGAGTCCATCAACATCTAGGTTTCCTCCAACAATTCTTCGCGTCTTCACGCCGCCTTTAAATAACGATGGGTAATcccgggggcggagccagacgcAGGCCGCATGTTGCTGATAGGCCGAGGTAATCAAGTTCATGTCCACTATTTCATTGATTTATCTCTCACAGCTTTAGTGCAGACGGGTTCTAACAGAACCGTTCTGGTGTTTGGTGCcatgaaaaatgatgaaaacacaggaaccgtctggactctgattggctgacgagGCTTTTAATAAACGTCCAGTCATAGTTGGATCTTTCTCCTGTTACGTCCTTGAAAGTTCTTAAAAACCTTGGAAGGCGTCCAAACGGACGGATGAGTCGGGTGGAGGCGAGGGGACTCCCCACGCCTGAAACCGACCGCCAGCTGCCTCCTAAAATTATCCAACCGCCATTTTTATCCAGAGAGAACAGGAGCCACAGGGGGCGCTTGATTCGCTCTCCGGCGGCACGCAAGGTGGGTGGAGAAATGTGACCCAAGCAGTATGGCAGAAATGCTGGATGTGCTAAAAGCTAACACCACAGTTAGCATGAGgctacatgaaaaataaaatttatacaaatatatttagaaaagtagattcttttttttaaggtggGGGGGTTCAATCATTCTTCAATCTTTGTTCTGCATTTTGCCACAAAATTGATTGGCAGGTAAATCCTGAGATTTTAACCAACAATTTAAATTATGGTCAGAAATACTTTCCtgttaattaaaacaataaatgtgtgatttatttgatattttttagttttacatgACAAAATGATTGTAGTTTAACACAAAAAGTTAAATATGCTGGTCGTATGTTTGTAACTGAATTTGTTTTACTTCATGCGAACAGAGGAACTTTTGATAATCTTCTTGACAGCTTTATTTTGTCTCCTGTTCCCCTCTGAATGCTGGGAACTGAAGGTCTATCTGTTTCAGCAGCAGCGCCGCCCTCTAGTGGCCGTTTGAGGAACTGCAGCCCAACCCAGACGCTGCCTTCAGGTGCTGGAGGTACTGTTGGAACATCTAAACTTCATCTCAACCATATCTCACCTGGGTTTGGGTCATTCCgagctagcgttagcatcttTATGAGCTAAAATCGCTAAAATGAGCCGTTTGTGATGGGTGGGAAGTGGGCAGGGCTCACCAGCGACCCCTGCTGGTGGGTTAAGACCCAGACCTACAAAAGATTCTGTTAAGATCTGAAGAACCAATacccaacaggaagtgttttttaagacaggaaacaggaagtggatgttTTCATGACACGTTTAAGGGCTGTAGGTCATCTGATTACTGGCCACACACAGACGACTGGTTTCAACATCATAATTTAATTCTATTTGAGCTACAGTCTAAACAACAACTTCACTGGTTCATGCAGGACGAAACATCTACAGCAACACAGATCGGTCAGCCAATCGCAGGGCGGCGCTGCGTCAGCTGACCCGCCTAGCGCTTCTAACACGTCAAACACGGACACGTCGTACCAGCATCACaaattatatgtaaaaaaaaaaggtgtgtttAACTTATCACCTCAGCTAAACACACACTGGAATCCATTTCCTGAATGGCGTCTTgtggaaatcaatcaatcaatcaatcaatatgaTAAAGAAACAACAACCTGTACAGGCGTCAGtagaaaaaacagcattttggtttttggaatatataaaaaacaggaaacactaaGAAAGACATTCAACAGAAAAGAAcctgttgatgacatcacacagctAAACCAGTGACATCACGCGACTTCTATGATGTCACTTTGTGGacatttcttcacctcctttttccgtgaggcgttcagggacgGTCAGAAACTTCACCTTCGACAGGAGACGACTGTATGTTTCAGATCAAAACATGGttaaagaataatttaaattttataatccattaaatactaaaaaaacTACAGAATCCATAAAAATTACGTTAGAATTCTCTAATTTCCAgaatttgcaatttttttttgtaattcaacAATTTTCACTTTTAGTTGCTTCACTTTTTAGGTGAAATTCcattaaattgaaatttaattagCGAATCTAAATTGACGTCTGAGACATTCGGTAGCAGTGGCTCCGCCCACTACAGTGGCTCCGCCCACCCTGCTAACAGTTAGCATGTTAAATATTCCTTCAAACTAAAACAGCGTCCAAACAAAAAACCATCTGTGTTGAGGCTCCAATCAGATGGACGGCCCCCGCCAGCGTGGGCGGGGCCAAGAAGCCGTCCAATCAAATCAAAGAAGGGGGGAATCCTCAAAATAAGGcctctcaagaaaaaaaaagagtttaagGAGAAAGACGTGGAGATATCaaaactgtctgtctgtggtaGGAAAAAAGAGGCGGAGCTACATCATCCTGGAAGAGGTGCCTGATGGGAAGTGGCCCAGGTGCTGCTTCTGTCTCCGCCCACGTTTCGTCTTGTTGCACCGCCTGCCAGATGGGAGGGGACAGGAAGTTAGGACACGCCCTACAAGATGTTAGGTGATCCCGCTAGCCGTGATGCTACCGTCTCCTAGCAACTGTACCTGGTGAAGCACATCACCACGGCGACGATGGCGGCGATCTGCACGGCGCCGATGATGGCGGCGATCAGGACGTAGTGCAGCTTCTGGCCGCTGGGGACCACGTACAGGATGTTGAAGTCCAGCAGCTGGTCGCACTGCGGCCCCCCGTAGGCCGCCTCGCACCTGCAACGCAAGGTAGGTCCTGATTGGCCGCCCGCGCCTGACAACCCACTCTAGTTCGCCCCCCCGGACGTTACCTGCAGGTGGGCAGGGCGTGGCGCATCTCGCACTCGCCGTGCTCGCAGAACTCGGCGTAGCTTTCGggacagggggcggggccgtcCACAAACTCCACCCCCTCGCCAGGCTTGGAAACAGCTGGGGAGGGAAAAAGGGAGGGGCTCTAgtgtctgattggctgtgagagctgtgacatcatcagatcgTCTTCTACATACCGTAGATGTCGGGTTTGGTCCTCACGCCGTCGTCCTTCCTGCTCTTATctgaaaccacagaagaagcCGTTACCACGgcgaccagcagggggcagcatcGCTCACTGaccttcatcatcttctcctcctcctcacacaaatgatgattgattgattttagtGATTGATCAGAGGGAAGCTGATCaatgggaggaggagagggggaggggtcaTCATCATTATAGATGAGCTGAAAGACAGCAGGtctcctcttcacctcctcactcctcctcctcctcctcctcctcatctccttgtttctctccttcctccattgtttcctctttccttccttcctttccttcctcttcctccttttttgttttatctcgtctttttttccttcctcctcttcatctctcctcATCTTTCCTGTCATGTCCCCCCAactcctctctttcctcctcttcctcttcctcctctctggtgACGTCTGTTTGCTGGCATCACCCTTGACTTCCTGTCCGTCTCGCGGTTACCTTGGCAACGGCCCACGTGTCTGATGTCGATCTTGGTCTGCTTGAGGCAGGACGCCTCTCGGACGTGACAGGGCGTGTCGTAGGTCAGGCCGTCGCCGCCACACACCGGGTTGTCGTTGTGTCCGCTGCACACGATGTTACACATgcagctgaaaacacacacacacacacacacacacacacacacgctcaggtCACGCCTGtgaaggtgagtgtgtgtgtgtgtgtgtgtgtgtgtgtgtgtactaacaGCACGTCCTCAGAGTCTTCGTCACATTCGGCTCCAAACTTGCAGTTTCCACATTTAGACGCTTTTTTACCGCGACCGGAGCCTTCATCGTCTGGAAGAACCAATCACAGCCTGGTTAGCACCGATCACACCGGTTAGCACCGATCACACCGGTTAGCACCGATCACACCGGTTAGCACCGATCACACCGGTTAGCACCGATCACACCGCTTAGCACCGATCACACCGGTTAgcactattaatactactattacttGTATTACTAGCATTACAACTCTAGTATTACTACCAGTCCTAGTACGACTAATTCTGGTTATACTAACACTACTAGTATTATACTactagtattattagtattactaCTAGTACAACTAATACTATACTAATAGTACTAGTATTACGAGTAGTAttagtactactagtagtactagtattACTACCAGTCCCACTACAACTTATACTATTTATACTAGTAGCACTAttagtagtactagtactactagaGTAGTAATTGgtgctattactactattaatatGACTACTGATATTACTAGTAGTCTTACTAGTATGATAttactagtagtactactagtcTTACTAGTAGTATTACTAGTATGACTACCAGTTCTAGTGCAACTAACGCTAGTATTACTAGTACTAGTAATATTACTGTTACTAATACTAGTAGAGGAATGGGTTAGTTTTACCTCCATCAGCTGATCCTGAACCCCCGTCTGAAAGAGagaagtgatgatgtcatcagctgacaggTGTGACATCATTCACGTCACTGTGGGGGCGGAGTGACTCACCGTGGTAACAGGGCCCGTCCCCCACCGGGCTGATGGCCCTCTGCCTCTTGCAGGCGGCCCTCCTCAGGTAGCACTCGTTCTGGTAGGTGTCGCCGTTGGAGCCGCACACCGGGACGTACTTCTTAGGGCACTGCAAGCACAGCGGGGGGCCACGGCCCACACCGTACCGTCAGTgtgtcaccgtgtgtgtgtgtgtgtgtgtgtgtgtgggacccacctggaacagacacacacacttgatgtCGGCGCCGTTCTCGCGGCAGGTGCCTCCGTAGCGACAGGTGCCGGcgtcacacacacgcaggtcGCTCTTCTTCTCCGACACGTCTGAGGTCAAAGGGGGGCGTTACCGGGcgtcgtcatggcaacagagtcatgctaatgctaactagcaGCTCAGTGGCTAGTTAGTTTAGGACACAGCaacccaacaggaagtagaacaacGTGACGATTAAACAAGAAGGAAGTCAGGCTTCAGCCTaagtttcaaattaaaagccttctgttgtgtctttatgaggcttttattgtgaagggtCGCTCTGATGTTTAACGCCTTATGAGTCATCCTCTGATGTCACCCCCATTTATGGActcagggggcggggcaactgctcttctctcacacacacacacacacactttagagCAGGTAATTACAGAGGTCGTGACCCCGCCTCTCCTATCATTAGAACATACCCCAGAGCGCCGCGGCGTGCCCAACACTAAACTCCCAGGATCCTTCGCTGGACCTCACGGAGGAACATGAACCTGATCATGTGACCCTCCACCAAACACACCAGTGGCAACTTTTCAATAACCTGGTTGCTACGGTTACGGCCTCTCTGGTGGTTGCATCACCGACTAATAAGAGGTTGTTTACGAGGGCAGACGGGTCTTCAGAGACGCCGTCTCTGTGGATGAGAGCCTTCGTCCTGAGGGCCCGGGCGCCGCCCCCCGCTGAGGGGCCAGTGAAGAAAGCAGGAACTGATCCAGCACCAGGTCCCGGGGGCAGCGAGGCGATGAAGACGCCGGTCCAGGCCGGGGCGAGGAAGAGCGAGGCGAAGCCGCCGCCTCTCGCTCTGCTGACTCAGCAACGCTCTGACCCACATTTGACCCCACAGGTCACGGacaaaagtatgtggacacacacgcacgcacgcgcgcgcacgcacgcacacacacacacacacacacacacacacacacagctctaaGGTGTCCAGAGACTTCTGACCAGGTTCCCAGCTTCAGCATCATCATTAGTTtgggttttaaactagtctcttcttcaggtgtttaaactagtctctagttcaggtgtttaaactagtctctacttcaggtgtttaaacttgtctcttcttcaggtgtttaaactagtctcttcttcaggtgtttaaactagtctctagttcaggtgtttaaactagtctctacttcagatgtttaaactagtctcttcttcaggtgtttaaactagtctctagttcaggtgtttaaactagtctctacttcagatgtttaaactagtctcttcttcaggtgtttaaactagtctctagttcaggtgtttaaactagtctctactttaggtgtttaaactagtctcttcttcaggtgtttaaactagtctcttcttcaggtgtttaaactagtctctagttcaggtgtttaaactagtctctagttcaggtgtttaaactagtctctacttcaggtgtttaaactagtctcttcttcaggtgtttaaactagtctcttcttcaggtgtttaaactagtctctacttcaggtgtttaaactagtctctacttcaggtgtttaaactagtctcttcttcaggtgtttaaactagtctctagttcaggtgtttaaactagtctctacttcagatgtttaaactagtctctagttcaggtgtttaaactagtctctacttcaggtgtttaaactagtctcttcttcaggtgtttaaactagtctcttcttcaggtgtttaaactagtctcttcttcaggtgtttaaactagtctctagttcaggtgtttaaactagtctctacttcaggtgtttaaactagtctcttcttcaggtgtttaaactagtctcttcttcaggtgtttaaactagtctctagttcaggtgtttaaactagtctctagttcaggtgtttaaactagtctctagttcaggtgtttaaactagtctctagttcaggtgtttaaactagtctctagttcaggtgtttaaactagtctctacttcaggtgtttaaacttgtctcttcttcaggtgtttaaactagtctctacttcaggtgtttaaactagtctcttcttcaggtgtttaaactagtctcttcttcaggtgtttaaactagtctctacttcaggtgtttaaactagtctctacttcaggtgtttaaactagtctcttcttcaggtgtttaaactagtctctagttcaggtgtttaaactagtctcttcaggttgAAGAGAaaccattttccaagagaaggACGGTGGGCTGAACACTGGTCTAACTGGACCAGAAGACGTCAGACGACACAAATTCCTCACCTGAATAGTATCAAACACACCAGACAGAGATAGTTCTCTCTGCTGTTACAAAACCTGtttactgaaactgggggatcccagatatctgtattagacttggTCAgcaataaactttttaaacttatgacgatcggctaagtacaagaacccacggaataaaaAAAGCCTTAGGACTACGAACTTTGCTTCAAGGTTTTCTAAACTAGTCTCCATCGGGTGTTAAAACTAGCCTCCATTGGGTGTTTGAACTAGTCTCCATtgggtgtttaaactagtctccattgggtgtttaaactagtctccatcgggtgtttaaactagtctccattgggtgtttaaactagtctccatcgggtgtttaaactagtctccatcgggtgtttaaactagtctccatcgggtgtttaaactagtctccatcggatgtttaaactagtctccatcggatgtttaaactagtcctCATtgggtgtttaaactagtctccatcgggtgtttaaactagtcctcattgtgtgtttaaactagtctccatcgggtgtttaaactagtctccatcgggtgtttaaactagtctccattGGGTGTTCAAACTAGTCTCCATcggatgtttaaactagtctccatcgggtgtttaaactagtctccattGGGTGTTCAAACTAGTCTCCATcggatgtttaaactagtctccatcggatgtttaaactagtctccatcgggtgtttaaactagtctccatcgggtgtttaaactagtctccatcggatgtttaaactagtctccatcggatgtttaaactagtctccatcgggtgtttaaactagtctccatcggatgtttaaactagtctccatcgggtgtttaaactagtctccatcgggtgtttaaactagtctccatcggatgtttaaactagtctccatcggatgtttaaactagtctccatcggatgtttaaactagtcttcatcGGGTGTTCAAACTAGTCTCcatcagatgtttaaactagtctccatcggatgtttaaactagtctccattggttgtttaaactagtctccatcaggtgtttaaactagtctccatcggatgtttaaactagtctccatcggatgtttaaactagtctctggGTGTTCAAACTAGTCTCTTTGGGTGGTTAAACTAGTCTGTTTGATGGTTTTGGGTATGGACCAGGAGAAACAGGTCTTGGTTGCTGGAGAGGGGCCCCGCCCTCTGGAGGACCCCGCCTTTTTCCAGAGGGCCCTGCCCTGCTCCTTTCCAGCCTGTAATTACCCCCAGAATAGCCCCACCAGCTGGACGTGGGTTCTGGACCGctcagctcagccaatcagaaaaggATCCATGAATCAAGGaagttctggttctgatcagTTGAACCCAAACCAGcctgatcaccccccccccacacacacacacacacggacaccaGACACCATCACGTGATCCACAATAACACCAATCCAATCAATCAGGCTGATCGATGTGATCGATCTCTCCGGTGGAGGGGGGGTCTCACCTTTGCAGTCCTTCCCGGGGCCGCAGTCCGCGCCGCCGCGGGGGAACGAGCCCCGGACGGCGGGGagagccagcagcagcagcaggcaggtGAGCCGGCTCCCCGGAGCCATGGCGGGGGAGGGGGCGGCGGATGGGGGCCGGTCGCTGGAGGTGAGCTGGAGGTGAACGGTCCAAACGGTCCCAACGGTTCTAACGGGCCAAACGGAACGGGAACCCTCGTCCGGTCTCAGCGGCACCGGGCCATCCCGGACGCACCGACAGCGGGACAACAAAGCGGAGCAGGGCCCGGGGCTTCACGACCCCCCACCCCGACGAGCAGCCTGCTCACAGCCCGGACTCCATCCCCCCAGCCCGGCTGCTGCCTGACGGAGAACCGGCGGGAGAACCACGAAGAACCGGAACCGAGCGGGATCCCGCAGCATCCGAGGCGgatcggtcggtcggtcggtcggtcggtcggtcggtcggacCGGGACGATCACGGTGGTTTTTCGCTCCGCTCCTCTGAGTCACATCAACAAAGGCTCCGGTCACGTGACGCGgaggcccctccccctccgaGATTGAATTTCAAATCCTGATCCGGTCCGACCCGATGCTCCGAACACGACCAGTGCCCGGTGCGTGTCCGGTAGCACCGGATCGATACGTATCGATGATCGATCAGCAATCGGAACAAAACGATCGGGACGTTTGATcaactggaggaggaagaggagggatgtGATGAGATTCCTGATCCGTTCGACCTGGATGCTGATCGATGTGTTTATTATCGATTATTAAGAGATGATCAATAGATTTGATCAGGAACcctgatgcttttatttcacTAAAACTACCAATAAACTAGTCTAAACACCGGAAGCTCCTCCActaccccccccatcccatccgTCAACATGGACAcacgttaccatggcaacagtgaGACCTTCACAGGAATATCACGTCTCACAGATTTAGCAtcatttagcatgttagcagggcGCTAGGTCGCAGAAAACCCCatcaaataaatgtgatgtcatcgttTGACATGGCGAAGGACATCTATGTcgtttagcatgttagcatcgcGCTAGCATGGGAAAAAACCTCCTTAATA contains:
- the tmeff1b gene encoding tomoregulin-1b, whose amino-acid sequence is MAPGSRLTCLLLLLALPAVRGSFPRGGADCGPGKDCKDVSEKKSDLRVCDAGTCRYGGTCRENGADIKCVCLFQCPKKYVPVCGSNGDTYQNECYLRRAACKRQRAISPVGDGPCYHDGGSGSADGDDEGSGRGKKASKCGNCKFGAECDEDSEDVLCMCNIVCSGHNDNPVCGGDGLTYDTPCHVREASCLKQTKIDIRHVGRCQDKSRKDDGVRTKPDIYAVSKPGEGVEFVDGPAPCPESYAEFCEHGECEMRHALPTCRCEAAYGGPQCDQLLDFNILYVVPSGQKLHYVLIAAIIGAVQIAAIVAVVMCFTRRCNKTKRGRRQKQHLGHFPSGTSSRMM
- the cavin4b gene encoding caveolae-associated protein 4b, coding for MTDKPGLPAGSGGDDHGGIMALLERVAGLMESVQTTQQRMEERQLELETTVKTIQADVVKLTNDHANTSSTVDRLLEKTRKVGRHIKDVRVRVENQNVRVKKVEATQGDLLAKNKFRVVIYQGDQEVKSVTPGNEPADSGGGAAPRPDVEPDKFELPPESDEEYMVVEEAESSSAGRMKKTGLTRMESFKATFSKTNMNKTRENLGSKVNKLGERIVTAERREKIRQSGERLKQSGERLKETIAKNVPAKLNLKKERTVAEGQEGAEGAAEGAAPVPPPKGRRDAGKMADDDSKEAESEVRVYDMKQLS